In one Thioclava sp. ES.031 genomic region, the following are encoded:
- a CDS encoding ectoine synthase, with the protein MIVRDFNELKNTDRAVADADWTSVRMLLADDKMGFSFHITTLKAGSDHTFHYKHHFESVYCISGNGHITELDNGTRHEIKPGVMYALNLHDHHRLVAGDEDLVMACCFNPPVTGNEVHREDGSYAPAEELENS; encoded by the coding sequence ATGATCGTTCGCGACTTCAACGAATTGAAAAACACCGACCGTGCCGTGGCGGATGCCGACTGGACGAGCGTGCGCATGCTGCTCGCCGACGACAAGATGGGCTTCAGCTTCCACATCACCACGCTGAAGGCCGGCTCGGACCACACGTTCCACTACAAGCACCATTTCGAGAGCGTCTACTGCATCTCGGGCAACGGCCACATCACCGAGCTCGACAACGGCACGCGCCACGAAATCAAACCGGGTGTCATGTATGCGCTGAACCTGCATGACCATCACCGCCTCGTCGCGGGTGACGAAGACCTCGTCATGGCCTGCTGCTTCAACCCGCCGGTGACCGGCAACGAAGTTCACCGTGAGGACGGCTCGTATGCGCCGGCCGAAGAACTGGAAAATTCGTAA
- a CDS encoding aspartate kinase, which translates to MTHQNHTVEKIGGTSMSRVNELLDTLFIGDRKGADLYNRIFVVSAFGGITNLLLEHKKSGEAGVYAQFAKADSEHGWHEALSRVSSAMVEAHESVLTHPGDISQATEFVRERIEGARNCLIDLQRLCSYGHFRLSQHMLQIRELLSGLGEAHSAFVTTLLLQRNGVNARLVDLSGWRDETDHDLEGRIMGAMKDVDPATEMPIVTGYAQCAEGLMREFDRGYSEVTFSMLAALTGAREAIIHKEFHLSSADPKLVGEGKVRKLGHTNYDVADQMSNMGMEAIHPKAAKTLRQADVPLRVTNAFDPSDPGTLIDDKPAKEAAVEMVTGLDIIALEVFEQDMVGVKGYDAKILEVLTRHGVRIVSKASNANTITHYVDAPIEVLQKVEKDLCEIYPSAEISARMLSMASVIGRDLKGLSVLTRGLQAIAKAGMESLGATQGPRNVDVQYVLERGDLKPVIKALHEEFIPASVDLKQAA; encoded by the coding sequence TTGACCCACCAGAATCACACAGTCGAAAAGATCGGCGGCACCTCGATGAGCCGCGTGAACGAGCTGCTCGACACGCTGTTCATCGGAGACCGCAAGGGCGCCGATCTTTACAACCGCATTTTCGTCGTCTCGGCGTTTGGTGGCATCACCAATCTGCTGCTCGAACATAAGAAGTCGGGCGAGGCGGGCGTCTATGCGCAATTCGCCAAGGCCGATAGCGAACATGGCTGGCACGAGGCGCTGAGCCGCGTCTCCTCGGCGATGGTCGAAGCCCATGAGAGCGTGCTGACGCATCCGGGCGACATCTCGCAGGCCACCGAATTCGTGCGCGAGCGTATCGAAGGCGCGCGCAACTGCCTGATCGACCTGCAGCGCCTGTGCTCCTACGGGCACTTCCGCCTCTCGCAGCACATGCTGCAGATCCGCGAGCTGCTGTCGGGTCTGGGCGAGGCGCATTCCGCTTTCGTCACTACGCTCCTGCTGCAGCGCAACGGCGTGAACGCACGTCTCGTCGACCTGTCCGGTTGGCGCGATGAAACCGATCACGACCTTGAAGGCCGGATCATGGGGGCGATGAAAGATGTCGATCCCGCGACCGAGATGCCGATCGTGACGGGCTATGCGCAATGCGCCGAAGGCCTGATGCGGGAATTCGACCGTGGCTATTCCGAGGTGACCTTCTCGATGCTCGCAGCCCTCACCGGCGCGCGCGAGGCGATCATCCATAAGGAATTCCACCTGTCCTCGGCCGACCCGAAGCTGGTGGGCGAAGGCAAGGTGCGCAAGCTGGGTCACACGAACTATGACGTGGCCGACCAGATGTCGAACATGGGCATGGAGGCGATCCACCCGAAAGCCGCCAAGACCCTGCGCCAGGCGGATGTTCCGCTGCGCGTCACCAACGCGTTCGACCCGAGCGATCCGGGCACGCTCATCGACGACAAGCCCGCCAAGGAAGCGGCGGTCGAGATGGTGACCGGGCTCGATATCATCGCGCTGGAAGTGTTCGAACAGGACATGGTCGGCGTGAAGGGTTACGACGCCAAGATCCTAGAAGTGCTGACGCGTCATGGCGTGCGCATCGTGTCGAAAGCGTCGAACGCGAACACGATCACCCACTATGTCGACGCGCCGATCGAAGTGCTCCAGAAGGTCGAGAAAGACCTCTGCGAGATCTACCCTTCGGCGGAAATCTCGGCGCGCATGCTGTCGATGGCTTCGGTCATCGGGCGTGACCTGAAAGGCCTCTCGGTTCTGACCCGGGGTCTGCAGGCGATCGCGAAAGCGGGTATGGAAAGCCTCGGTGCGACTCAGGGGCCGCGCAATGTCGATGTGCAATACGTGCTCGAACGCGGCGACCTGAAGCCGGTCATCAAGGCGCTTCACGAAGAGTTCATTCCGGCGAGTGTGGATCTGAAGCAAGCGGCCTGA
- a CDS encoding cytochrome ubiquinol oxidase subunit I has translation MSIFDIPTLDLARAQFAFVVSAHIVFPAFSIGTASYLMVLEALRMITGKDVYLRIFEFWKHIFAVVFGMGVVSGVVMSYEFGLNFAHFSDKAGPVIGPLMGYEVMTAFFLEAGFLGIMLFGRNRVNKWIYMFAVTMVAFGTLLSAFWILSVNSWMQTPAGFAMNDVGQFIPKDWWEVIFNPSLPYRFVHMVLAAYLTTALVVAGVGAWHHIKGTADDAVRTMFRMAVAMILVTAPIQIFAGDQHGLNTLEHQPAKIAAMEGHWETSKGAGLILFGIPNPSQERTDYKIEVPYASSLILTHSLDGEVPGLGDFPPDERPPMTIVFFTFRIMVGLGFAFAAIGLWGGWLMWRKRLHEPGLFHKVALVFAPGGFLAIIMGWFTTEFGRQPYTVYGHFTTAESVSNLSHGAAWAALIGFVLVYAFLFGSGIFYLGRLMKRGPEGAEPVENTPQRAGGVAGAMLANDVTTEKEEAHA, from the coding sequence ATGAGTATATTCGACATACCGACACTCGACCTGGCGCGGGCGCAATTCGCCTTCGTCGTTTCGGCGCATATCGTTTTCCCGGCCTTTTCCATCGGTACGGCGAGCTACCTGATGGTGCTCGAAGCGCTGAGGATGATCACCGGCAAGGACGTCTACCTCAGAATTTTCGAGTTCTGGAAACACATCTTCGCGGTGGTCTTCGGGATGGGCGTCGTCTCGGGCGTCGTGATGTCTTACGAGTTCGGCCTGAACTTCGCGCATTTCTCCGACAAGGCGGGACCGGTGATCGGGCCGCTGATGGGCTACGAGGTGATGACGGCCTTCTTCCTCGAGGCCGGTTTCCTCGGGATCATGCTCTTCGGGCGCAACCGGGTGAACAAGTGGATCTACATGTTCGCCGTGACGATGGTGGCCTTCGGCACGTTGCTCTCGGCCTTCTGGATCCTCTCGGTCAACAGCTGGATGCAGACGCCCGCGGGCTTTGCGATGAACGACGTCGGCCAGTTCATCCCGAAGGACTGGTGGGAGGTGATCTTTAACCCGTCGCTGCCCTATCGCTTCGTGCATATGGTGCTGGCGGCCTACCTGACCACGGCGCTCGTCGTGGCCGGGGTCGGGGCTTGGCACCACATCAAGGGCACGGCGGATGACGCGGTGCGCACGATGTTCCGCATGGCGGTGGCGATGATCCTCGTGACCGCGCCGATCCAGATTTTCGCAGGCGACCAGCACGGGCTCAACACGCTCGAACACCAGCCCGCCAAGATCGCGGCGATGGAAGGGCATTGGGAAACCAGCAAGGGCGCGGGCCTGATCCTGTTCGGCATTCCGAACCCGAGCCAGGAGCGCACCGATTACAAGATCGAGGTGCCCTATGCCTCGTCGCTGATCCTGACGCATTCGCTCGACGGCGAAGTGCCCGGCCTCGGGGACTTCCCGCCGGATGAACGCCCGCCGATGACGATCGTCTTCTTCACCTTCCGCATCATGGTGGGGCTCGGCTTCGCCTTCGCGGCGATCGGGCTTTGGGGCGGCTGGCTGATGTGGCGCAAGCGCCTGCACGAGCCGGGGCTGTTCCACAAAGTGGCGCTGGTCTTCGCGCCCGGCGGGTTCCTCGCGATCATCATGGGCTGGTTCACCACCGAATTCGGCCGCCAGCCCTATACGGTCTACGGTCACTTCACGACCGCGGAATCGGTGTCGAACCTCAGCCACGGCGCGGCTTGGGCCGCTCTGATCGGCTTCGTGCTGGTCTACGCGTTCCTGTTCGGCTCGGGGATCTTCTACCTCGGTCGTCTGATGAAGCGCGGCCCCGAAGGCGCCGAGCCTGTCGAGAATACGCCCCAGCGCGCCGGCGGCGTGGCGGGTGCGATGCTCGCCAACGATGTCACCACCGAGAAAGAGGAGGCCCACGCATGA
- the cydB gene encoding cytochrome d ubiquinol oxidase subunit II yields the protein MSGFAHYLPDIWAAIIAFAILTYVVLDGFDLGIGILFPFLGSEENRTRAMNSVAPVWDGNETWLVMGGGGLLAVFPLAYGIILNALYVPIIIMLLSLAFRGVAFEFRGKTRRWQKLWDKAFFGGSLIATLAQGAILGGLLRGPEVTGRTFTGGPFDWVSWFSLGTALALVAGYVMLGSAWLVIKTSHGLYDLARRVGQVSLIATLGFIGLASLATPFLHPEYYNRWFAWPGIILSAVVPLLLLAAAFGYWKCIRSDRGVMAYLSGIAIFVLCFAGLGLSIFPYIVPASITIREASTTAMSQGFILVGAAIFLPIILAYTAYAYWVFRGKTSEHEHHY from the coding sequence ATGAGCGGCTTCGCCCACTACCTGCCCGACATCTGGGCCGCAATCATCGCCTTCGCGATCCTGACCTATGTCGTGCTCGACGGGTTCGACCTTGGCATCGGCATCCTCTTTCCCTTCCTCGGCTCCGAGGAGAACCGCACCCGCGCGATGAATTCGGTCGCGCCGGTCTGGGACGGCAACGAGACATGGCTGGTGATGGGGGGCGGCGGTCTGCTCGCCGTCTTCCCGCTGGCTTACGGGATCATCCTCAACGCGCTTTATGTGCCGATCATCATCATGCTGCTCTCGCTCGCCTTTCGAGGCGTGGCCTTCGAGTTTCGCGGCAAGACCCGCCGCTGGCAGAAGCTCTGGGACAAGGCGTTCTTCGGCGGCTCGCTGATCGCGACGCTGGCGCAGGGCGCGATCCTCGGCGGGCTGCTGCGCGGCCCCGAAGTGACCGGCCGCACCTTCACCGGCGGCCCGTTCGACTGGGTCAGCTGGTTCTCGCTCGGCACCGCGCTGGCGCTGGTCGCGGGCTATGTGATGCTGGGTTCGGCCTGGCTCGTCATCAAGACCTCGCACGGGCTTTACGATCTGGCGCGGCGCGTCGGGCAGGTGTCTCTGATCGCGACGCTTGGCTTCATCGGCCTCGCCTCACTGGCGACGCCGTTCCTGCATCCCGAATACTACAATCGTTGGTTCGCTTGGCCCGGGATCATCCTGAGCGCAGTGGTGCCGCTGTTGCTGCTCGCGGCGGCGTTCGGCTACTGGAAATGCATTCGCTCGGATCGCGGCGTGATGGCCTATCTGTCCGGCATCGCGATCTTCGTCCTGTGTTTCGCGGGGCTCGGCCTGTCGATCTTCCCCTATATCGTGCCCGCCTCGATCACGATCCGCGAGGCGTCCACCACGGCGATGTCGCAGGGCTTCATTCTGGTCGGTGCGGCAATCTTCCTACCGATCATTCTCGCCTATACCGCCTATGCCTATTGGGTGTTCCGCGGCAAGACATCGGAGCATGAGCATCACTACTGA